From a region of the Jatrophihabitans endophyticus genome:
- a CDS encoding menaquinone biosynthesis decarboxylase has translation MDLQDFVAALERDRDLARVRVPVDPHLEVSGIVARTLAEQGPALLFENPTRGRMPLLLNAFGTQRRMARALGVDSLDEIGERIADLLKPELPRGVGGFKDALGKAAQLRTLPPRTTKAAPCQEIVLRGADIDLEALLPGVLAWPEDGGVFLNLGLTHTKHPETGARNLGMYRLQLQDPRTVSLHWQIHKDSTNHASVAERRGERLPVAIAFGCPPAVTYAASAPLPADIDEYLFAGFLGRERVELVDCVSVPLQVPAASQVVLEGWVEPGDRLPEGPFGDHTGFYTPVEPFPFVRVETLTMRTDPIYQSIIVGRPPQEDGPIGKATERIFLPLIRMTVPEIVDYDLPEAGVFHNCVIVSIDKRFPKHAQKVMNAIWGAGLMSLSKLIVVVDADCDVHDYAEVAWRAFGNVDYAHDVLHSVGPVDHLDHASYEQFFGGKLGVDATRKLPTEGYRRDGGWPTECVLDDDTLALVDRRWREYGIGRRR, from the coding sequence GTGGACCTGCAGGACTTCGTCGCCGCGCTCGAGCGCGATCGCGACCTCGCGCGGGTGCGCGTGCCCGTCGACCCGCATCTCGAGGTCTCCGGCATCGTGGCGCGCACGCTCGCCGAGCAGGGGCCGGCGCTGCTGTTCGAGAACCCGACCCGCGGACGGATGCCGCTGCTGCTCAACGCCTTCGGCACCCAGCGCCGGATGGCGAGGGCGCTCGGCGTCGACAGCCTCGACGAGATCGGCGAGCGCATCGCCGACCTGCTCAAACCCGAGCTGCCGCGCGGGGTCGGGGGTTTCAAGGACGCGCTCGGCAAGGCGGCCCAGCTGCGGACCCTGCCGCCCCGCACCACGAAGGCGGCGCCGTGCCAGGAGATCGTGCTGCGCGGCGCCGACATCGACCTCGAGGCACTGCTGCCCGGCGTGCTCGCCTGGCCCGAGGACGGCGGCGTGTTCCTCAACCTCGGGCTGACGCACACGAAGCACCCGGAGACCGGCGCCCGCAACCTCGGCATGTACCGGCTGCAGCTGCAGGACCCACGCACGGTCAGCCTGCACTGGCAGATCCACAAGGACTCCACCAACCACGCCTCGGTGGCCGAGCGGCGCGGCGAGCGGCTGCCCGTCGCGATCGCGTTCGGCTGCCCGCCGGCGGTCACCTACGCGGCCTCCGCGCCGCTGCCCGCCGACATCGACGAGTACCTGTTCGCCGGGTTCCTCGGACGTGAGCGCGTGGAGCTCGTCGACTGCGTGTCCGTCCCGCTGCAGGTGCCGGCCGCGTCACAGGTCGTCCTCGAGGGCTGGGTCGAGCCGGGCGACCGGCTGCCCGAGGGGCCGTTCGGCGACCACACCGGCTTCTACACGCCCGTCGAGCCGTTCCCGTTCGTGCGCGTCGAGACGCTCACGATGCGCACCGACCCGATCTACCAGTCGATCATCGTGGGCCGCCCGCCGCAGGAGGACGGCCCCATCGGCAAGGCGACCGAGCGGATCTTCCTGCCGTTGATCCGGATGACCGTTCCGGAGATCGTCGACTACGACCTGCCCGAGGCCGGCGTCTTCCACAACTGCGTCATCGTCTCGATCGACAAGCGCTTTCCCAAGCACGCCCAGAAGGTCATGAACGCGATCTGGGGCGCCGGCCTGATGTCGCTGTCGAAGCTGATCGTGGTGGTGGACGCCGACTGCGACGTCCACGACTACGCCGAGGTCGCCTGGCGCGCGTTCGGCAACGTCGACTACGCGCACGACGTGCTGCACAGCGTCGGCCCGGTCGACCACCTCGACCACGCGTCCTACGAGCAGTTCTTCGGCGGCAAGCTCGGGGTGGACGCGACCCGCAAGCTGCCCACCGAGGGGTACCGCCGCGACGGCGGCTGGCCGACCGAGTGTGTCCTCGACGACGACACGCTCGCACTCGTCGACCGTCGCTGGCGCGAGTACGGCATCGGACGCCGGCGGTGA
- the mqnP gene encoding menaquinone biosynthesis prenyltransferase MqnP, which translates to MIEHSVFALPFAYIAALTAMWRENRSVHWVQLLLVTVAMVSARTVAMSANRILDREFDALNPRTARRELVTGELSVRTAWVGTLVALVVFLGSALALSPLCLALAPVAVFLLVLYSYGKRFTDYPQVLLALAQFVAPVGGWIAVTGSASWAAVALGIAVGTWIGGFDLIYSCQDIAVDRRIGVRSVPARFGVGTALAASSVVHVVTVAAFAWFGAAAGLGALWWIGVALTALVLCYEHAIVRADDLSRVNRAFFTANGVIGIGLFGFALADLIVNGLGA; encoded by the coding sequence ATGATCGAGCACTCGGTGTTCGCGCTGCCGTTCGCCTACATCGCCGCGCTCACCGCGATGTGGCGCGAGAACCGCTCCGTGCACTGGGTGCAGCTGCTGCTGGTCACCGTCGCCATGGTGTCGGCGAGGACGGTCGCCATGAGCGCCAACCGCATCCTCGACCGCGAGTTCGACGCGCTGAACCCGCGCACGGCCCGGCGCGAGCTGGTCACCGGCGAGCTGAGCGTCCGAACGGCGTGGGTGGGGACGCTCGTCGCGCTCGTCGTTTTCCTCGGCAGCGCGCTCGCGCTCTCGCCGCTGTGTCTCGCGCTCGCGCCGGTCGCGGTGTTCCTGCTCGTCCTCTACTCGTACGGCAAGCGGTTCACCGACTATCCGCAGGTTTTGCTCGCTCTTGCGCAATTCGTGGCGCCGGTCGGTGGCTGGATCGCCGTCACCGGGTCGGCGTCGTGGGCCGCCGTCGCGCTCGGGATCGCCGTCGGCACCTGGATCGGTGGCTTCGACCTCATCTACTCCTGCCAGGACATCGCCGTCGACCGTCGCATCGGCGTCCGTTCGGTCCCCGCCCGCTTCGGCGTCGGCACCGCGCTCGCGGCGTCCTCGGTCGTGCACGTCGTGACCGTCGCAGCGTTCGCCTGGTTCGGTGCGGCGGCCGGCCTCGGTGCGCTGTGGTGGATCGGCGTCGCACTGACCGCGCTGGTGCTCTGCTACGAGCACGCGATCGTGCGGGCCGACGACCTGTCGCGGGTCAACCGCGCCTTCTTCACCGCCAACGGCGTCATCGGCATCGGGCTGTTCGGCTTCGCCCTCGCCGACCTGATCGTCAACGGGCTCGGCGCATGA
- a CDS encoding UbiX family flavin prenyltransferase, which produces MTGGERVPWVVGVSGASGTPYARSVVNGLLDAGEAVDVVVSRAARLTILDETGISFRDAHWHDDLATWLGRDPHDVRHWTPGDLGAGPASGSYPTKGMVVVPASTAAVAGIAIGLSKDLLQRAADVTLKERRPFVIVPRETPYTRATLLHLLELHDAGAVVLPASPGFYAAPQSIAQLVDFLAGKVLDTIGVPHDLVARWTGTLGAARDADPR; this is translated from the coding sequence ATGACCGGCGGCGAGCGGGTGCCGTGGGTCGTCGGGGTGTCCGGCGCGTCCGGGACGCCGTACGCCCGCTCGGTGGTCAACGGCCTGCTCGACGCCGGCGAGGCGGTCGACGTCGTGGTGTCGCGTGCCGCGCGGTTGACGATCCTGGACGAGACGGGGATCTCCTTCCGCGACGCGCACTGGCACGACGACCTCGCCACCTGGCTCGGCCGCGACCCGCACGACGTCCGGCACTGGACGCCGGGCGATCTCGGGGCGGGGCCCGCCAGCGGCTCGTACCCGACGAAGGGCATGGTCGTCGTCCCGGCGTCGACCGCAGCGGTCGCCGGGATCGCGATCGGGCTGAGCAAGGACCTGCTCCAACGCGCCGCCGACGTCACCCTCAAGGAGCGCCGGCCGTTCGTGATCGTCCCGCGCGAGACGCCGTACACCCGCGCGACGCTGCTGCACCTGCTGGAGCTGCACGACGCGGGCGCGGTGGTGCTGCCGGCCAGCCCGGGGTTCTACGCCGCGCCGCAGTCGATCGCGCAGCTCGTCGACTTCCTTGCCGGCAAAGTGCTCGACACGATCGGCGTGCCGCACGATCTCGTCGCCCGGTGGACGGGCACGCTCGGCGCCGCGCGAGACGCCGACCCCCGGTAG
- a CDS encoding Lrp/AsnC family transcriptional regulator, with translation MDATDRKLLDALRANARATYAQLAQLVGLSAPAVHERVAKLESGGVITGYHAAVAPESLGYAMNALVGVFITDSGDTDEIATSLAALPVVEDCWFVAGEETFVVKVRVPDVAGLEAAIRELNGIKGIGRTRTTVVLSTKFEDRVPAADPDA, from the coding sequence GTGGACGCCACCGACCGCAAGCTGCTCGACGCCCTGCGCGCGAACGCCCGCGCGACCTACGCGCAGCTTGCCCAGCTCGTCGGCCTGAGCGCGCCGGCCGTCCACGAGCGCGTGGCGAAGCTCGAGTCCGGCGGCGTCATCACCGGCTACCACGCGGCGGTCGCGCCCGAGTCGCTCGGCTACGCGATGAACGCCCTGGTCGGCGTGTTCATCACCGACAGCGGCGACACCGACGAGATCGCCACGTCGTTGGCCGCGCTTCCGGTCGTGGAGGACTGCTGGTTCGTCGCCGGCGAGGAGACGTTCGTCGTCAAGGTGCGGGTGCCCGACGTGGCCGGTCTCGAAGCCGCGATCCGCGAGCTGAACGGCATCAAGGGCATCGGCCGCACCCGCACCACCGTCGTGCTGTCGACCAAGTTCGAGGACCGCGTCCCCGCCGCCGACCCCGACGCCTGA
- a CDS encoding TetR/AcrR family transcriptional regulator, with the protein MPDAPAPRGRPADPTLDATVRDAAAAELAERGWHGMSVERLAARAGVARTTVYRRYGSLHGVLLLMMGDIYADVPVPDTGSVRDDLVALMLDVVRAWRDPARVDYLAALAAAQRSDADLAAAYDAQFRTRRRATIVMVHRGVERGELPAGCDGELLLDLLSGVVAQRVVLNGAVLPDSFAAEVVDAVLGGFR; encoded by the coding sequence GTGCCGGACGCCCCCGCCCCCCGCGGCCGACCCGCGGACCCGACGCTCGACGCCACCGTGCGCGACGCGGCCGCCGCGGAGCTCGCCGAGCGGGGCTGGCACGGCATGTCCGTCGAGCGGCTGGCCGCGCGCGCCGGGGTCGCCCGCACGACGGTCTACCGGCGCTACGGCTCGCTGCACGGCGTGCTGCTGCTCATGATGGGCGACATCTACGCCGACGTGCCGGTGCCCGACACCGGTTCGGTCCGCGACGACCTCGTGGCGCTCATGCTCGACGTCGTCCGCGCCTGGCGCGACCCCGCGCGGGTCGACTACCTCGCCGCGCTCGCCGCGGCCCAGCGCAGCGACGCCGATCTCGCCGCCGCGTACGACGCGCAGTTCCGGACGCGGCGCCGGGCGACGATCGTGATGGTCCACCGCGGCGTCGAGCGCGGCGAGCTGCCCGCCGGCTGCGACGGCGAACTGCTGCTCGACCTGCTCTCGGGCGTCGTCGCGCAGCGGGTCGTGCTCAACGGCGCGGTGCTGCCCGACTCCTTCGCCGCCGAGGTGGTCGACGCGGTGCTGGGCGGGTTCCGCTGA
- a CDS encoding HAD-IC family P-type ATPase has product MSTTDEPLRTAAPAAPPTPETGLDAAQVADRVAAGRVNRADVDTGRSVGQILRANVVTPFNGLLATLFVIILCTGRIQNALFGFVIVANTAIGVFQEVRAKRTLDRLAVLNAPRARVVRDGAVAEIAVEDVVADELLELRTGDQVCADGVVTVSAGLEVDESLLTGESDPIDKSPGDEVRSGSIVVAGTGRFLATAVGAEAYATALAAEAKRFTLTHSELVHGTNRLLRWISLLMLVVGPLLLWSQFHSDDNHGWRDAVTGAVAALVGMVPEGLVLLTSLAFMIGAVTLSRRDTLVQELPAVEGLARVDVVCLDKTGTLTHGDVVFDEVQLLVGADADDVDEALALAANVPDPNATALALQERFPAATWTATGGVPFSSARKWSALGTAERGTWVLGAPEMVLPDPVDDHERTARDRADRIAAQGRRVLLLAAAPGRLVGHEKDASLPAQLRPHALVVLAERVRDDAPDTMRYFLEQGVALKVISGDNPRTVGAVAASVGVPGVSGADDAVDARTLPEDLDELAEVLETKSVFGRVTPHQKRAVVAALQRKGHVVAMTGDGVNDAMALKDADIGVAMGNGSAATRSVAQLVLLDGRFSHLPDVVAEGRRVIANIERASSLFLVKNVYSLVLALITVVTVGAYLFEPIQLSLISNLTIGVPAFFLALGPNRRRYVPGFLRRVLRFSVPCGIVVGAAAYTGYAVIRAIDSSAGVAGGRTVATLVTLMCALWILVVLARPLAGWKVLLVGAMVAVIAVIVVVPAFATDVFLLHPTPKRVLVALVVGAAGAALVEVTARGVAFATRHRGGMDGDGVA; this is encoded by the coding sequence GTGAGTACGACCGACGAACCGCTGCGCACCGCGGCCCCCGCCGCGCCGCCGACTCCGGAGACCGGGCTCGACGCCGCGCAGGTCGCCGACCGCGTCGCCGCGGGCCGGGTCAACCGCGCCGACGTCGACACCGGCCGCAGTGTCGGGCAGATCCTGCGCGCGAACGTCGTCACGCCGTTCAACGGGCTGCTGGCCACGCTGTTCGTCATCATCCTGTGCACGGGCCGCATCCAGAACGCGCTCTTCGGCTTCGTCATCGTCGCCAACACCGCGATCGGCGTCTTCCAGGAGGTGCGGGCGAAGCGCACGCTCGACCGGCTGGCCGTGCTGAACGCGCCGCGGGCGCGCGTCGTGCGCGACGGTGCCGTCGCCGAGATCGCGGTGGAGGACGTCGTCGCCGACGAGCTGCTCGAGCTGCGCACTGGCGACCAGGTGTGCGCCGACGGCGTCGTGACCGTCTCGGCCGGCCTCGAGGTCGACGAGTCGCTGCTGACCGGCGAGTCCGACCCCATCGACAAGTCCCCCGGTGACGAGGTCCGCTCCGGCTCGATCGTCGTCGCGGGCACGGGGCGGTTCCTGGCGACCGCGGTGGGTGCCGAGGCGTACGCCACCGCGCTCGCGGCCGAGGCGAAGCGCTTCACGCTCACGCACTCGGAGCTCGTCCACGGCACCAACCGGCTGCTGCGCTGGATATCGCTGCTGATGCTCGTCGTCGGCCCGCTGCTGCTCTGGAGCCAGTTCCACAGCGACGACAACCACGGCTGGCGCGACGCCGTCACCGGTGCGGTCGCGGCGCTGGTCGGCATGGTCCCCGAAGGGCTGGTGCTGCTGACGAGCCTCGCGTTCATGATCGGCGCCGTCACGCTGAGCCGTCGCGACACGCTCGTCCAGGAGCTGCCGGCGGTCGAGGGGCTCGCGCGGGTGGACGTCGTCTGCCTCGACAAGACCGGCACGCTCACGCACGGCGACGTCGTGTTCGACGAGGTGCAGCTGCTCGTCGGCGCCGACGCCGACGACGTCGACGAGGCGTTGGCGCTGGCGGCGAACGTCCCGGACCCGAACGCGACGGCGCTCGCGCTGCAGGAGCGCTTTCCCGCGGCGACGTGGACGGCCACCGGCGGCGTCCCGTTCTCCTCGGCGCGCAAGTGGTCGGCGCTCGGGACCGCCGAGCGAGGGACCTGGGTGCTCGGCGCCCCGGAGATGGTGCTGCCCGACCCGGTCGACGACCACGAGCGCACGGCGCGGGACCGCGCCGACCGGATCGCCGCGCAGGGCCGACGGGTGCTGCTGCTCGCGGCGGCGCCGGGTCGGCTCGTGGGCCACGAGAAGGATGCGTCGCTGCCGGCGCAGCTGCGTCCCCACGCTCTCGTCGTCCTGGCCGAGCGGGTCCGCGACGACGCACCGGACACGATGCGCTACTTCCTCGAGCAGGGCGTCGCGCTCAAGGTGATCTCGGGTGACAACCCCCGCACCGTCGGGGCGGTGGCCGCGTCGGTGGGGGTGCCGGGCGTGAGCGGCGCCGACGACGCGGTCGACGCGCGCACGCTGCCCGAGGACCTCGACGAGCTGGCCGAGGTCCTCGAGACCAAGTCGGTGTTCGGGCGGGTGACTCCGCACCAGAAGCGGGCGGTGGTGGCGGCGCTGCAGCGCAAGGGGCACGTCGTCGCGATGACCGGCGACGGCGTCAACGACGCGATGGCGCTCAAGGACGCCGACATCGGCGTGGCCATGGGCAACGGGTCCGCGGCGACCCGCTCGGTCGCGCAGCTCGTCCTGCTCGACGGCCGGTTCTCGCACCTGCCCGACGTCGTCGCCGAGGGGCGGCGGGTCATCGCCAACATCGAGCGGGCGTCGAGCCTGTTCCTCGTCAAGAACGTCTACTCGCTGGTGCTCGCGCTCATCACCGTGGTGACCGTCGGGGCCTACCTCTTCGAGCCCATCCAGCTGTCGCTCATCTCCAACCTCACCATCGGCGTCCCCGCGTTCTTCCTGGCCCTCGGGCCGAACCGGCGGCGGTACGTGCCCGGCTTCCTGCGCCGCGTGCTGCGCTTCTCGGTCCCCTGCGGGATCGTGGTCGGTGCCGCCGCCTACACCGGGTACGCGGTGATCCGCGCGATCGACTCGTCGGCCGGCGTCGCCGGTGGTCGGACGGTCGCCACGCTCGTCACGCTGATGTGCGCGCTCTGGATCCTCGTCGTCCTCGCCCGGCCGCTCGCCGGCTGGAAGGTGCTGCTCGTCGGCGCGATGGTCGCGGTGATCGCCGTCATCGTGGTGGTCCCCGCGTTCGCGACCGACGTCTTCCTGCTGCACCCGACGCCGAAACGGGTGCTGGTCGCGCTGGTCGTCGGCGCCGCCGGTGCTGCCCTCGTCGAGGTCACCGCCCGGGGTGTCGCCTTCGCGACCCGCCACCGCGGCGGCATGGACGGCGACGGCGTCGCCTGA
- the mqnE gene encoding aminofutalosine synthase MqnE — protein sequence MSETRKAELTEKITARERLTRQDGEDLYASDDLAWLGAMAHGVRTEKNGEVVYFNVNRHLNLTNVCTASCAYCSFQRKPGQKDAYTMRVEEAVETALGMKDDGLTELHIVNGLHPTLPWKYYPRVLRELKAALPGVALKAFTATEVHFFETISGLTADAILDELIDAGLESLTGGGAEIFDWDVRKQVVDHDTHWEDWSRIHRLAHQKGLKTPATMLYGHIEEPRHRVDHVLRLRELQDETGGFQVFIPLRFHNDNNRLSHLQMAQPADVLKTFAVSRLMLDNFPHVKVFWVMHGLSTSQLALNYGADDMDGSVVEYKITHDADNYGTPDKLTRDDLLDLIRDAGFTPKERNTRYEVIRDYDGPVPLAERRAEPQAVWA from the coding sequence TTGAGCGAGACCCGCAAGGCGGAGCTGACTGAGAAGATCACCGCGCGCGAGCGGTTGACCCGGCAGGACGGCGAGGACCTCTACGCCAGCGACGACCTCGCGTGGCTCGGAGCGATGGCGCACGGCGTCCGCACCGAGAAGAACGGCGAGGTCGTCTACTTCAACGTCAACCGCCACCTCAACCTGACCAACGTCTGCACCGCGTCCTGCGCGTACTGCAGCTTCCAGCGCAAGCCCGGCCAGAAGGACGCGTACACGATGCGCGTCGAGGAGGCCGTCGAGACCGCGCTGGGCATGAAGGACGACGGGCTCACCGAGCTGCACATCGTCAACGGGCTGCACCCGACGCTGCCGTGGAAGTACTACCCGCGCGTGCTGCGCGAGCTGAAGGCCGCGCTCCCGGGGGTCGCGCTCAAGGCGTTCACCGCCACCGAGGTCCACTTCTTCGAGACGATCTCGGGCCTGACCGCCGACGCGATCCTCGACGAGCTCATCGACGCCGGGCTCGAGTCGCTCACCGGCGGCGGCGCCGAGATCTTCGACTGGGACGTCCGCAAGCAGGTCGTCGACCACGACACCCACTGGGAGGACTGGTCGCGCATCCACCGGCTGGCCCACCAGAAGGGCCTGAAGACGCCGGCGACCATGCTCTACGGCCACATCGAGGAGCCCCGCCACCGCGTCGACCACGTGCTGCGGCTGCGCGAACTGCAGGACGAGACGGGTGGCTTCCAGGTCTTCATCCCGCTGCGCTTCCACAACGACAACAACCGGCTCTCGCACCTGCAGATGGCGCAGCCCGCCGACGTGCTCAAGACCTTCGCCGTCAGCCGGCTGATGCTGGACAACTTCCCGCACGTCAAGGTCTTCTGGGTGATGCACGGGCTGTCGACGAGCCAGCTCGCGCTCAACTACGGCGCCGACGACATGGACGGCTCGGTCGTGGAGTACAAGATCACGCACGACGCCGACAACTACGGGACGCCGGACAAGCTCACCCGTGACGACCTGCTCGACCTCATCCGCGACGCCGGGTTCACGCCCAAGGAGCGCAACACCCGCTACGAGGTGATCCGCGACTACGACGGCCCGGTGCCGCTCGCCGAGCGGCGCGCCGAGCCGCAGGCCGTCTGGGCATGA
- a CDS encoding DUF4229 domain-containing protein: protein MSDAAVGDARQQGPQQGAQPQFGRWMGSMWLYTALRFGLFFVLWGILLLVGLEALFAALVALVLSVPLSFVLLAKPRRAFTAQLEARVDAQRRRRADLDQQLDPEGHETDRD from the coding sequence ATGAGCGACGCCGCCGTGGGCGACGCGAGACAGCAGGGCCCGCAACAGGGAGCCCAGCCGCAGTTCGGCCGCTGGATGGGCTCGATGTGGCTCTACACCGCGCTGCGGTTCGGGCTGTTCTTCGTGCTGTGGGGCATCCTGCTGCTGGTCGGTCTGGAGGCCCTCTTCGCCGCGCTGGTCGCGCTGGTGCTCTCGGTGCCGCTGTCGTTCGTCCTGCTCGCCAAGCCGCGGCGTGCGTTCACCGCGCAGCTGGAGGCGCGGGTGGACGCGCAGCGGCGCCGCCGGGCCGACCTCGACCAGCAGCTCGACCCCGAGGGGCACGAGACCGACCGCGACTGA
- a CDS encoding reverse transcriptase family protein yields the protein MTGAGPAGPLADGLATALLAGPWTRPAMRTRGRDALGAARTPVWLGRTVDAVLTAYPQPPADRPRELAAFLLATAEFAKLARRRPPPRVVSWSPVPTDVMVRPWPVELLPDHAALAGLLDVDQGELAWFADVRGLERSSPEPLRHYRWRTVAKPGGVRVLAAPKPRLKEIQRRLLRHVFDAVPVHPAAHGGVRRRSVLTASAPHAAQPVVVRVDLVSFFASVRAGRVWRLLRTAGVPEGVAHTVTGLVTTVAPLPFRALDPRLRTPHLPQGAPTSPALANLIAFSLDRRLTGLAARFDASYTRYADDLVFSGGRGLGAARFLDRVGEIVRDEGFRVHDGKTAVLGRSGRQQVLGVVLNHHPAVPRRERDALRALLHNCATTGWRAQARDRDDFPAHVLGRIAWVQSLDPVHGRRLRAAYDAVDWS from the coding sequence GTGACCGGTGCGGGGCCCGCGGGCCCGCTCGCCGACGGGCTCGCGACCGCCCTGCTCGCCGGCCCCTGGACGCGCCCGGCGATGCGCACGCGCGGGCGGGACGCCCTCGGCGCCGCCCGCACCCCGGTGTGGCTGGGCCGCACCGTCGACGCGGTCCTGACCGCCTACCCGCAACCCCCTGCCGACCGGCCGCGGGAACTGGCAGCGTTCCTGCTGGCGACCGCCGAGTTCGCGAAGCTGGCCCGGCGCCGCCCGCCCCCGCGCGTCGTGTCGTGGTCGCCGGTGCCGACCGACGTCATGGTCCGCCCGTGGCCGGTCGAGCTGCTGCCCGACCACGCGGCGCTCGCCGGACTGCTCGACGTCGACCAGGGCGAGCTGGCCTGGTTCGCCGACGTCCGGGGGCTGGAACGGTCGAGTCCCGAACCACTGCGGCACTACCGCTGGCGGACCGTCGCCAAGCCCGGCGGCGTCCGCGTGCTGGCGGCGCCCAAGCCGCGGTTGAAGGAGATCCAGCGCCGGCTGCTGCGCCACGTGTTCGATGCGGTGCCGGTGCACCCGGCGGCCCACGGTGGCGTGCGCCGACGCTCGGTGCTCACGGCGAGCGCACCGCACGCGGCGCAGCCCGTGGTCGTCCGCGTCGACCTGGTGAGCTTCTTCGCGTCCGTGCGCGCCGGGCGCGTCTGGCGGCTGCTGCGCACGGCGGGGGTGCCCGAGGGCGTGGCGCACACCGTCACCGGGCTCGTGACGACGGTCGCGCCCCTCCCGTTCCGGGCCCTGGATCCGCGGCTGCGCACGCCGCACCTGCCGCAGGGGGCGCCGACCTCACCGGCGCTGGCCAACCTGATCGCGTTCTCGCTCGACCGCCGGCTGACCGGGCTGGCCGCCCGCTTCGACGCGTCCTACACCCGCTACGCCGACGACCTCGTCTTCAGCGGCGGCCGCGGGCTCGGCGCGGCCCGCTTCCTCGACCGGGTGGGCGAGATCGTCCGCGACGAGGGCTTTCGGGTGCACGACGGCAAGACGGCGGTGCTGGGCCGCAGCGGCCGGCAGCAGGTGCTCGGGGTCGTGCTCAACCACCATCCGGCGGTGCCGCGTCGGGAGCGGGACGCGCTACGAGCGCTGCTGCACAACTGCGCGACGACGGGCTGGCGCGCGCAGGCCCGGGACCGGGACGACTTCCCCGCCCACGTCCTCGGGCGGATCGCCTGGGTGCAGAGCCTGGACCCGGTGCACGGCCGACGGTTGCGCGCCGCCTACGACGCGGTCGACTGGTCGTGA
- a CDS encoding inositol monophosphatase family protein — MDDFELAAALVRDAGALAARMLGEGLTVERKTSISDVVSAADHAAEAFVVERLRRERPDDAIVGEEGTADAGAAARTWYVDPVDGTYNFVSGLPAWCAAVARDDAVGAVHQPATGETWVGGAGRPTTRNGERVAPLGDRALADISLTTYLHPTTLPDPVLREPWLRVVQGAATVRMLGSGSIELAAVAAGRLGVSVQVDSLPWDWLPGAVLVRAAGGVAEVIEAHGHRWHVAGPGRAVDEVTALLTG, encoded by the coding sequence GTGGACGACTTCGAGCTGGCCGCCGCCCTCGTGCGCGATGCCGGTGCCCTCGCGGCGCGGATGCTGGGCGAGGGGCTGACGGTCGAGCGCAAGACGTCGATCTCCGACGTCGTCTCCGCGGCCGACCACGCCGCGGAGGCCTTCGTCGTCGAACGGCTGCGGCGGGAACGTCCCGACGACGCCATCGTCGGCGAGGAGGGGACGGCCGACGCCGGCGCGGCGGCGCGGACCTGGTACGTCGATCCCGTCGACGGCACCTACAACTTCGTCTCCGGCCTGCCGGCGTGGTGCGCCGCCGTCGCGCGCGACGACGCGGTGGGTGCCGTGCACCAGCCCGCCACCGGCGAGACGTGGGTCGGCGGCGCGGGCCGACCCACGACGCGCAACGGCGAGCGGGTGGCCCCGCTCGGCGACCGGGCGCTGGCCGACATCTCGCTGACCACGTACCTGCACCCGACGACGCTGCCCGACCCCGTGCTGCGGGAGCCGTGGCTGCGCGTCGTGCAGGGGGCGGCCACCGTGCGGATGCTCGGCTCGGGCTCCATCGAGCTCGCCGCGGTCGCCGCCGGGCGACTCGGCGTGTCGGTGCAGGTCGACTCCCTGCCGTGGGACTGGCTGCCCGGTGCCGTCCTCGTCCGCGCCGCGGGCGGCGTCGCCGAGGTGATCGAGGCGCACGGCCACCGCTGGCACGTCGCCGGCCCGGGCCGCGCCGTGGACGAGGTCACCGCACTGCTGACCGGCTGA
- a CDS encoding SRPBCC family protein: MSVSAVDRGPRRIAYTTEVPRPTDELFALVADPHRHGELDGSGTVRDTVKGPERVALGDRFSVKMKMYGVPYRITSRVTDFADGRVVEWRHPLGHRWRWEFEPTATGTRVTEVFDYSHIPAPQAKFLEVAGMTRQNSTGIRRTLEKLAR, translated from the coding sequence ATGAGCGTCTCCGCCGTCGACCGAGGCCCCCGCAGGATCGCCTACACCACGGAGGTCCCCCGCCCCACCGACGAGCTGTTCGCGCTCGTCGCCGACCCGCACCGCCACGGCGAGTTGGACGGCTCGGGCACCGTCCGCGACACCGTGAAGGGACCCGAACGGGTCGCCCTCGGTGACCGGTTCTCGGTCAAGATGAAGATGTACGGGGTGCCCTACCGCATCACCAGCAGGGTGACCGACTTCGCCGACGGCCGCGTCGTCGAGTGGCGCCATCCGCTCGGCCACCGGTGGCGCTGGGAGTTCGAACCCACCGCGACCGGCACCCGGGTCACCGAGGTGTTCGACTACAGCCACATCCCGGCCCCGCAGGCCAAGTTCCTGGAGGTCGCGGGGATGACGAGGCAGAACAGCACGGGCATCCGCCGGACGTTGGAGAAGCTCGCCCGATAA